The following coding sequences lie in one Lolium perenne isolate Kyuss_39 chromosome 2, Kyuss_2.0, whole genome shotgun sequence genomic window:
- the LOC127322004 gene encoding protein FAR1-RELATED SEQUENCE 5-like, whose translation MRIMGEVFGVLANVPYDSKDVSNFMAKIDEEHTHKDMSLLLAHFARIKKEDPDFYFNIHTDHADKVDRIFWVDGPAIAAYKNYSDCLSFDSTYMTNMYNMPFAPFVGINRYCQTIQLGCGFLKNENIESFVWLFQEFLEAMGGLQPDNFITDQDATMRSAVLVSFPNCCHRNCRWHIMQNVQAILGNFLSKHEELRTELNEIIDYIMLVEEFETRWAQMITKHNVVDNTHLYDLYHIRANFVPAYFKERFFLFLQTTARSEGFNAVLKTYIDPHNNLHHFFLQYMKLQEKIDVAEDAVEFKDEDKTHRACGDFPVEEQALQVYTRPIYLRFRVELRKVTSYNVQHVGHETYDVSPIKNYVYGYGSRSYKVEANLEAENYNCECCKFSRDGLLCCHIFRVMMQLGNIDRIPEKYILKRWRIPEEIIVEEKLELPKVPVDRKMSNKERQHLRYGTMCNDFTKVAKIASTSDKGKALADKYMQALEKELLDMKASEIQYMFQSKVV comes from the exons ATGAGGATTATGGGAGAGGTCTTTGGCGTTCTCGCAAATGTACCCTATGACAGTAAGGATGTGAGCAATTTCATGGCTAAAATTGATGAAGAACACACGCACAAAGACATGTCCCTGTTGCTAGCTCACTTTGCAAGGATAAAAAAAGAAGACCCAGATTTCTATTTCAACATACATACAGATCATGCGGACAAAGTGGACCGCATATTCTGGGTAGATGGGCCAGCGATTGCTGCTTACAAAAATTACAGTGATTGCCTCTCATTCGACAGCACCTACATGACCAACATGTACAATATGCCTTTCGCACCATTCGTTGGAATCAATAGGTATTGTCAAACAATCCAGCTAGGATGTGGGTTCCTAAAGAATGAGAACATCGAGAGTTTTGTCTGGTTGTTTCAGGAGTTTCTTGAGGCTATGGGTGGTCTGCAGCCAGATAACTTCATAACTGATCAAGATGCGACAATGAGAAGTGCAGTTCTCGTCTCATTTCCAAATTGCTGCCACAGAAATTGTAGGTGGCACATTATGCAAAATGTGCAGGCCATTTTGGGCAACTTCTTGTCAAAACATGAGGAGTTAAGGACAGAGTTGAACGAGATAATTGATTACATCATGTTGGTTGAAGAGTTCGAAACTAGGTGGGCACAAATGATTACCAAACACAATGTAGTGGACAACACCCATCTCTATGATCTATATCATATTAGAGCCAATTTTGTGCCAGCCTACTTCAAAGAAAGGTTCTTTCTATTCCTACAGACTACTGCTCGTAGTGAGGGGTTCAACGCTGTTTTGAAAACTTACATTGACCCGCACAACAATTTGCATCATTTCTTCCTTCAGTACATGAAGTTGCAAGAAAAGATTGATGTAGCGGAGGATGCAGTTGAATTCAAGGATGAAGACAAGACTCATAGGGCGTGTGGAGATTTTCCAGTTGAAGAGCAAGCCTTGCAGGTGTATACACGGCCCATTTACTTGCGCTTTCGTGTGGAGCTTCGTAAAGTGACATCTTATAATGTACAGCATGTTGGTCATGAAACGTACGATGTTAGCCCTATCAAGAATTATGTTTATGGCTATGGCAGTAGAAGCTACAAGGTAGAGGCTAATTTGGAAGCTGAAAATTACAACTGCGAGTGTTGCAAGTTCAGCAGGGATGGGTTGTTGTGCTGCCATATTTTTAGAGTGATGATGCAATTGGGTAACATTGACAGAATTCCAGAGAAGTACATCCTCAAGAGGTGGAGAATACCAGAGGAAATTATCGTGGAGGAGAAATTGGAATTGCCAAAGGTACCAGTAGACAGAAAAATGAGTAACAAAGAAAGGCAGCACCTACGTTATGGAACTATGTGCAATGATTTCACTAAAGTAGCCAAAATTGCATCAACATCTGATAAGGGGAAGGCGCTAGCAGATAAATACATGCAAGCTTTAGAGAAAGAATTGTTAGACATGAAAGCTTCGGA GATCCAGTATATGTTCCAAAGCAAGGTcgtctga